In a single window of the Cucumis melo cultivar AY chromosome 11, USDA_Cmelo_AY_1.0, whole genome shotgun sequence genome:
- the LOC103498869 gene encoding protein SMALL AUXIN UP-REGULATED RNA 51, with amino-acid sequence MDLSREKVKNKGLILKTWERCKSMGRGQGNSPSSTRIKRFLTRKTKSLPRLEVFSGGEDEDEKERRRCRKRRVAPEGCFTVYVGAERQRFVIKTECANHPLFRSLLEEAEAEYGYNCQAPLSLPCDVESFYSVLMEMDDDTASDLRRGCGYPTPKRFGYNLLSPRSSSLVVN; translated from the coding sequence ATGGATTTAAGTAGAGAGAAAGTGAAGAACAAGGGATTGATCTTGAAAACCTGGGAGCGGTGCAAATCAATGGGCCGAGGGCAAGGAAATTCACCGTCCTCCACCAGAATAAAACGATTCTTAACGAGGAAGACAAAATCCTTGCCTCGCTTGGAGGTCTTCTCCGGCGGAGAAGACGAGGACGAGAAGGAACGCCGCCGTTGCCGAAAACGGAGAGTTGCGCCGGAAGGGTGTTTCACTGTGTACGTCGGAGCAGAGAGGCAGAGATTCGTTATCAAAACAGAGTGTGCGAACCATCCTCTGTTCCGATCGCTGTTGGAGGAGGCGGAGGCGGAGTACGGATACAACTGTCAAGCGCCGCTGTCGTTACCTTGCGATGTTGAGAGTTTTTATAGCGTGTTGATGGAGATGGATGACGACACCGCTTCTGATCTCCGCCGTGGATGTGGATATCCAACTCCGAAGAGATTTGGATATAATCTTCTCAGTCCACGATCTTCATCGCTGGTTGTAAATTAA
- the LOC103498870 gene encoding extensin, protein MFLMDPTISLLLLLVLTSFFTSLRIAEALTSVTRITIVGAVYCDTCLSNSVSKHSYFLPGVDVHLQCKFRAIAPKMAEQMAFSVNRTTDKYGVYRLEIPSVDGINCVDGMTMQSFCQASLIGSPSEVCNVPGLRTTSEEISVKSKQDNLCIFSLNALSYRPMKKNESLCGSKKEKNPDPLTSSKFFLPFFPPYSLPFPFPPLPPFPSFPSPPLPPLPPLPPLPPVPFFPLPTCPNPPSLPFPFPPLPPLFPSPPSPPQPSTPPPPPPFSLSDPRTWIPYVSPFSPPPPPPSSPPPFSLSDPRTWIPHLPPFSPPPPPAFDPRDPRTWIPNIPPFSPSPPPAFNPRDPRSWIPRIPPFFPPPPPSFDLRDPRTWIPHLPPSPPQGPQNQKP, encoded by the exons ATGTTTCTTATGGATCCCACcatttctctccttcttctccttGTTTTAACATCTTTCTTCACTAGTTTGCGAATAGCTGAAGCTCTAACGTCAGTCACTCGAATCACAATAGTGGGCGCAGTTTATTGTGACACATGTTTGAGCAACAGTGTCTCCAAACACAGCTACTTCTTGCCTG GTGTGGATGTTCATTTACAGTGCAAATTCAGAGCAATTGCTCCCAAAATGGCGGAGCAAATGGCCTTCTCTGTCAACAGAACAACAGATAAATATGGAGTATATAGATTGGAAATTCCATCTGTGGATGGAATCAATTGTGTTGATGGTATGACAATGCAGTCATTTTGCCAGGCAAGCTTAATAGGAAGCCCATCTGAAGTTTGCAATGTCCCAGGTTTAAGAACTACTTCGGAAGAGATATCAGTCAAGTCTAAGCAAGATAATCTATGTATATTCAGCTTAAATGCTTTGAGTTATAGGCCAATGAAGAAGAATGAAAGCTTATGCGGGagtaagaaagagaaaaatCCAGATCCCTTGACCTCCTCAAAGTTTTTTCTCCCTTTCTTCCCTCCTTATTCCCTCCCTTTCCCCTTTCCTCCTCTTCCACCATTCCCTTCCTTTCCTTCACCTCCACTTCCTCCACTGCCTCCACTGCCCCCACTGCCCCCTGTTCCATTTTTTCCTCTCCCTACTTGTCCTAACCCACCATCTTTACCATTTCCTTTCCCACCTTTGCCTCCTTTATTTCCTTCACCTCCAAGTCCACCTCAACCATCTACACCACCTCCGCCACCCCCATTTAGTCTCAGTGATCCAAGGACCTGGATACCCTATGTTTCTCCATTTTCTCCTCCACCGCCTCCGCCATCATCACCACCTCCATTCAGTCTCAGCGATCCAAGAACCTGGATACCCCATCTTCCTCCATTTTCCCCTCCCCCACCTCCTGCTTTCGATCCCCGAGACCCGAGAACCTGGATTCCCAATATCCCTCCATTTTCTCCTTCCCCACCTCCTGCATTTAATCCTAGAGACCCCAGATCATGGATTCCTCGTATTCCTCCATTTTTCCCTCCCCCACCTCCATCATTCGACCTTAGAGACCCCAGAACATGGATACCCCATTTGCCACCATCCCCTCCACAAGGCCCTCAAAATCAAAAACCCTAA